In a genomic window of Pirellulales bacterium:
- a CDS encoding phosphatidate cytidylyltransferase yields MSLINDAVTWGLVLGVLGLLAVATGIGQLLKRQTDPRFDPAVIEQFNLRVRAWWLMCSVLAAAFLLGQTATVVLFFGLSFWALREFITLTPTRIADHRALAWVFLFTPVQYALVGMDLYGLYSIFIPVYAFLFVPVRVALAGDYKRYLERCAKIQFGLMICVYCLSYAPALLNLKLPHEQHASLLLFFILVVTMGDAFHYVAEQFVGRRIIAPAISANRTWEGFLAAVGGSTLFGAALWWATPFNPWQAAGMSLLITTMGFFGGLTMSAIKRDRGVQDYGTLVTGHGGVLDRIDSICFAAPVFFHVTRYVLP; encoded by the coding sequence ATGAGCCTAATTAACGATGCCGTCACCTGGGGATTGGTACTGGGGGTGCTAGGCCTGCTGGCCGTGGCAACCGGCATCGGCCAGTTGCTCAAGCGCCAGACCGATCCCCGTTTCGATCCGGCTGTAATCGAGCAATTCAATCTACGGGTGCGTGCCTGGTGGCTGATGTGCTCGGTGCTGGCCGCCGCCTTTTTGCTTGGACAAACGGCCACCGTGGTATTGTTTTTCGGGCTTTCCTTTTGGGCGCTGCGCGAATTTATCACGCTGACGCCGACGCGCATTGCCGACCATCGCGCGTTGGCGTGGGTGTTTTTGTTTACGCCGGTGCAATACGCGCTGGTCGGGATGGACCTGTACGGTTTGTACAGCATCTTTATCCCGGTTTACGCCTTCTTGTTCGTACCGGTGCGGGTGGCGCTGGCCGGAGATTACAAGCGCTATCTCGAGCGGTGCGCGAAGATACAGTTTGGGCTGATGATCTGCGTCTATTGCTTGAGCTACGCCCCGGCGCTGTTGAATCTAAAGCTGCCCCACGAGCAGCACGCCAGCCTGCTGTTGTTCTTCATATTGGTCGTGACGATGGGAGATGCATTTCACTATGTGGCCGAACAATTTGTCGGCCGGCGGATTATCGCCCCCGCGATTAGCGCCAATCGCACCTGGGAGGGATTTCTGGCGGCTGTCGGTGGCAGCACGTTGTTCGGCGCGGCGTTGTGGTGGGCCACGCCTTTCAATCCTTGGCAGGCGGCCGGCATGTCGCTACTAATCACGACCATGGGCTTCTTTGGCGGCCTGACGATGTCCGCGATCAAACGCGACCGCGGCGTGCAAGATTACGGCACGCTGGTGACAGGGCACGGCGGCGTGCTCGATCGTATCGATTCGATCTGCTTCGCCGCGCCGGTGTTCTTCCACGTCACGCGGTACGTGCTGCCGTAG
- a CDS encoding (deoxy)nucleoside triphosphate pyrophosphohydrolase — protein sequence MNNKQVEATAKRPLRVAVSVVEYAGKYLIGQRPAGAALAGLWEFPGGKIHDGETPEDAAVRECQEETGLSVLAVGRHSTTVEQYPHGMTEVTFILCRPEGKLALPLAPFLWVAAADLARYEFPAANAALIRQILTGDAPR from the coding sequence ATGAACAACAAGCAGGTCGAAGCCACCGCCAAGCGTCCGCTACGGGTGGCCGTTTCAGTAGTTGAATATGCCGGGAAGTATTTGATCGGGCAGCGGCCGGCCGGAGCCGCGCTCGCCGGATTGTGGGAGTTTCCTGGCGGCAAAATACACGATGGCGAAACGCCTGAAGATGCGGCTGTGCGCGAATGCCAGGAAGAAACCGGGCTGTCGGTGTTGGCCGTTGGTCGGCACTCGACCACGGTCGAGCAATACCCGCACGGTATGACCGAAGTGACATTTATTCTCTGCCGGCCCGAGGGCAAGCTAGCATTGCCGCTTGCGCCGTTTCTTTGGGTAGCCGCTGCTGACCTGGCGAGGTATGAATTTCCGGCCGCGAACGCGGCTTTGATCCGGCAAATCCTGACTGGCGACGCACCACGCTAG
- a CDS encoding lysophospholipid acyltransferase family protein produces the protein MLHRNPQPEVVPAAAEATGSGWDGKPITLRTQATRTFLAGLARLISGASVRWIDCQPDTCQRVYFANHTSHLDVLVVWAALPRKVRNLTRPVAAKDYWEKGLVRRWIAMKVFDALLIDRKEIKVHQSPVDLMVKAIGDRYSLIVFPEGHRNTGAELDEFKSGLYYLAKKRPDLELVPVHIDNMNRVLPRGEFLPVPLLSCITFGPPMWLENKEPKAEFLRRARNAVRRLKDL, from the coding sequence ATGTTGCACCGCAACCCACAACCCGAAGTCGTGCCGGCCGCGGCCGAAGCCACTGGCTCGGGTTGGGACGGCAAGCCGATTACGCTGCGCACGCAGGCCACGCGCACATTCCTGGCGGGGCTGGCGCGTCTGATCAGCGGGGCCAGTGTGCGCTGGATCGACTGTCAGCCCGACACGTGTCAGCGCGTTTACTTTGCCAACCACACAAGTCATCTAGACGTGTTGGTCGTGTGGGCGGCCCTGCCGCGCAAAGTGCGAAACCTGACGCGCCCCGTGGCGGCCAAAGATTATTGGGAAAAGGGTTTGGTCCGCCGCTGGATTGCGATGAAAGTATTCGATGCCCTCTTGATCGATCGCAAAGAGATCAAAGTGCATCAAAGCCCGGTCGACTTGATGGTGAAGGCCATCGGCGATCGTTACTCGCTGATCGTTTTTCCCGAAGGCCACCGCAACACGGGGGCGGAACTCGATGAATTCAAGAGCGGGTTGTATTACCTGGCCAAAAAGCGGCCGGATCTGGAATTAGTGCCCGTTCATATCGACAACATGAATCGCGTGCTGCCGCGCGGCGAGTTCTTGCCCGTTCCCTTGTTGAGCTGCATTACCTTCGGTCCGCCGATGTGGTTGGAGAATAAGGAACCGAAAGCCGAATTCCTCCGCCGCGCCCGCAATGCCGTACGCCGACTGAAAGACCTATGA